The following are encoded together in the Myxocyprinus asiaticus isolate MX2 ecotype Aquarium Trade chromosome 7, UBuf_Myxa_2, whole genome shotgun sequence genome:
- the LOC127444094 gene encoding calcium homeostasis modulator protein 1 codes for MDKFRMMAQILQSNQESFMNGICGIMALASAQLYTSFEFNCPCIPEYNYSYGISMLVIPPIWFFLLGFVLNNNVSVLAEEWKRPVGQRKKDPTVLRYMCVSISQRSLIAPAVWISVTLMDGKSFLCAYSMDLDMTEFGKNVSGHGLSQEELLRTLAKIPCKHIFDGQDIVSREAATRYIRCISQAFGWLFLMIITIIAFLIRAIRPCFTQAAFLKTKYWSHYVDIERRMFDETCTEHAKGFAKVCIKQYFEGISGEIQSIHDHPHGDKSEDGDDNPPTDEDKLLGVCRQDSVNKVLWDWHMCKPALSIQKPIQASTGEQNGDCGTKANLNQNGHNCDKTDLGANQNGLKNGYVNAGLDIGQSELDRGHDNASFSTGQNGFTNSYTTQNNSTSQNVYMNAGATSPRSAQKKSSAVYYSKV; via the exons ATGGATAAGTTTCGTATGATGGCCCAGATCCTCCAGTCCAACCAGGAGTCTTTTATGAATGGTATATGTGGCATTATGGCCCTGGCAAGCGCTCAGCTTTACACATCTTTCGAATTCAACTGCCCCTGTATACCTGAATATAACTACTCCTATGGCATTAGTATGCTGGTTATTCCCCCTATATGGTTTTTCCTTTTGGGTTTCGTACTGAACAACAATGTTTCAGTGCTAGCGGAGGAGTGGAAACGGCCAGTGGGACAACGGAAGAAGGACCCTACTGTCCTGCGGTACATGTGTGTTTCTATATCCCAACGATCACTCATTGCACCAGCCGTTTGGATCTCGGTAACATTAATGGATGGTAAAAGCTTCTTGTGTGCCTACAGTATGGACCTGGATATGACTGAGTTTGGCAAAAATGTAAGTGGACATGGACTATCGCAAGAGGAACTCCTACGAACGCTTGCCAAAATTCCATGCAAGCATATATTTGATGGTCAGGACATCGTATCAAGAGAGGCAGCCACCAGATACATACGTTGTATTTCACAG GCATTTGGATGGTTGTTCTTGATGATCATCACAATCATTGCATTCTTGATCCGAGCCATTCGTCCCTGCTTTACCCAGGCCGCCTTCCTCAAAACGAAGTATTGGTCCCACTACGTAGACATCGAGCGGAGGATGTTTGATGAGACCTGCACAGAACATGCTAAAGGTTTCGCTAAGGTTTGCATCAAGCAATACTTTGAGGGTATTAGCGGTGAGATTCAGAGTATCCACGATCATCCGCATGGAGATAAAAGCGAAGATGGTGATGATAACCCCCCTACTGATGAAGATAAACTGTTGGGCGTTTGTAGACAAGATTCAGTGAATAAGGTGCTATGGGACTGGCACATGTGCAAACCTGCACTGAGTATTCAAAAGCCTATACAAGCTAGCACTGGAGAACAAAATGGTGATTGTGGCACGAAAGCTAACTTGAATCAAAATGGACATAACTGTGATAAAACTGATCTTGGTGCAAACCAAAATGGCTTGAAGAACGGTTATGTGAATGCAGGCCTTGATATTGGCCAAAGTGAACTGGACAGGGGACATGATAATGCTAGTTTTAGCACAGGCCAAAATGGTTTTACAAATAGTTATACCACACAAAATAATAGCACAAGTCAGAATGTATACATGAATGCTGGTGCCACTTCTCCAAGAAGTGCTCAAAAAAAATCATCGGCAGTGTATTACAGTAAAGTTTGA
- the LOC127444090 gene encoding inositol 1,4,5-trisphosphate receptor-interacting protein: protein MEDTLFNVFFVVISMLLSKEHNVFHYQDDNIIVAMEDRENFLLEEGAKLEQVEHSVAMELPNSNQEASQNHYKLPRGEGDTDVQKTLPNVKTTVLHEDQMSPVGEQDDFRQNLEKLDIVKDKWTLPASNKGLTYGQANVDQSGSTMDHNFSQEDEEQSRKPQNGQTGAHHQRKVIQASFMEQTSTSNQKFDQDDHYSWYLWKTFSLISLIRVLKKFLKRDSKMQQKKRSTLNEKNIPASLNISTKVSQLDYKSLTSFHEKCVLVPPSKSWQIREFVEGFVNDLLENVKNMSTKGTDMEIEDFVGVGSLYEQWASRKSTVCDIHVPIIPPKPYSFEFELLRESTGSSANCRIKMIKGDVKSSMCPCSSSNLDDMLCLLHPDNKIEDVMDDYMNGPLCQENSPYLAKTHVMKWFRMSIRKAWEEISHKYEFELIFKNSDSPGNLKVRFRSGQVILFNVTPVVMLKDSDAHLVSYLPFNSDMSDTHWPISFAHYENALLQHFTNILPDYACHIRCLQILSYLHKKQICWTGKCGLTSYHLKNALLHLLINKPLSWQPEHIVWRLNDIITFLQQRLQAKTLYHALTGNPHIPSHIGFPVEFREGNPINLFLSLRSNDDLYVKTATHLVEMYRNIPVLIYEYGTAKQ, encoded by the coding sequence ATGGAGGACAcgcttttcaatgtgtttttcGTGGTCATCAGTATGTTGCTCTCAAAGGAGCACAATGTATTTCATTATCAAGATGACAACATCATAGTCGCCATGGAAGACCGTGAGAATTTTCTTTTGGAGGAGGGAGCAAAGCTAGAACAAGTGGAGCACTCTGTTGCCATGGAGCTGCCAAATTCAAATCAGGAAGCATCACAAAATCATTACAAGCTGCCAAGGGGAGAGGGCGACACAGATGTTCAAAAAACTCTGCCAAATGTCAAGACTACAGTGCTGCACGAGGATCAAATGTCCCCTGTTGGAGAACAAGACGACTTCCGCCAAAACCTGGAGAAACTAGACATTGTCAAGGACAAATGGACATTGCCAGCATCAAATAAAGGTCTAACATATGGGCAAGCCAATGTAGACCAGTCAGGGTCCACTATGGACCATAACTTCTCACaggaggatgaggaacagtcaAGAAAACCccaaaatggccagactggtgccCACCATCAGAGAAAAGTAATTCAGGCGTCATTTATGGAACAAACATCAACTTCAAACCAAAAGTTTGATCAAGATGACCACTACAGCTGGTACCTTTGGAAGACCTTTTCCTTGATCTCATTAATTCGTGTTCTAAAGAAGTTTCTGAAACGTGACTCCAAAATGCAACAGAAGAAACGTTCAACACTGAATGAAAAAAACATCCCTGCATCCCTAAACATATCCACCAAAGTGTCCCAACTTGATTACAAGTCATTAACTAGTTTTCATGAAAAGTGTGTCTTGGTTCCACCCAGTAAAAGTTGGCAGATTCGGGAGTTTGTAGAGGGGTTTGTGAATGACCTCCTGGAAAATGTGAAGAACATGAGCACTAAAGGTACAGACATGGAGATTGAGGACTTTGTTGGTGTTGGGAGCTTGTATGAGCAATGGGCTTCAAGGAAGAGCACTGTGTGTGACATACATGTCCCCATCATCCCGCCAAAGCCTTATAGCTTTGAGTTTGAGCTTTTGAGAGAAAGTACAGGTTCTTCAGCCAACTGCAGAATCAAGATGATAAAAGGTGATGTCAAGTCAAGTATGTGCCCTTGCAGCAGTTCAAACCTAGATGACATGCTGTGTCTTCTGCATCCAGATAATAAAATAGAGGATGTGATGGATGATTACATGAATGGCCCTCTGTGCCAAGAGAACAGCCCATACCTTGCTAAAACACATGTGATGAAATGGTTTAGAATGTCAATTAGGAAGGCATGGGAAGAGATCAGCCACAAGTATGAGTTTGAGTTAATATTCAAGAACAGTGATAGCCCTGGAAATCTTAAGGTCCGATTCAGGTCAGGTCAAGTCATTCTGTTCAATGTCACACCAGTGGTCATGTTGAAAGACTCAGATGCACACTTGGTCTCGTATCTTCCCTTTAACAGTGACATGTCTGACACTCACTGGCCCATATCTTTTGCACACTATGAAAACGCCCTTCTTCAACACTTCACAAATATTCTTCCAGATTATGCTTGCCATATTCGCTGTCTACAAATCCTCTCCTATCtacacaaaaaacaaatttgttgGACTGGGAAATGTGGACTTACAAGCTACCATTTGAAGAATGCATTGTTACATTTGCTGATCAATAAGCCCTTATCATGGCAACCTGAGCACATTGTTTGGAGGCTAAATGACATAATAACTTTCCTTCAGCAAAGGCTCCAAGCTAAAACACTCTACCATGCTTTGACTGGGAATCCTCATATTCCTAGTCACATTGGATTTCCTGTAGAATTCAGGGAGGGAAACCCTATTAACTTATTTTTGTCATTACGGTCTAATGATGATTTGTACGTCAAAACAGCCACGCACTTAGTGGAAATGTATAGAAATATACCTGTGCTAATATATGAATATGGCACAGCAAAACAGTGA